From Cygnus atratus isolate AKBS03 ecotype Queensland, Australia chromosome 1, CAtr_DNAZoo_HiC_assembly, whole genome shotgun sequence, the proteins below share one genomic window:
- the LOC118260252 gene encoding cytochrome c oxidase assembly factor 4 homolog, mitochondrial — MAKPGHSWSRRGSEKEKEEEEEEEGEDPVDAMIARTGCTAQHWALQECMAEQRDWRRCQPHVQALRHCMARRQRPRPEEPNPEQPQRSPPGD; from the coding sequence ATGGCGAAGCCCGGACACTCCTGGAGCCGCCGCGGGTCcgaaaaggagaaagaagaggaggaggaggaggaaggcgaggACCCCGTGGACGCGATGATCGCGCGGACGGGCTGCACGGCGCAGCACTGGGCGCTGCAGGAGTGCATGGCGGAGCAGCGCGACTGGCggcgctgccagccccacgTCCAGGCCTTGAGGCACTGCATGGCCCGGCGGCAGCGCCCGCGCCCCGAGGAGCCGAACCCCGAGCAGCCCCAACGCTCACCCCCGGGGGACTGA
- the PAAF1 gene encoding proteasomal ATPase-associated factor 1 isoform X2, with the protein MAAALRIQSDWSRALRRDEGEAWLSCRSPGKPTLYGSLTRRGLSTEGVPDIAASEGFVVGEVTKVTCLDISSGGGLGVSASTDGTMKIWQAANGEMRRLLEGHVYDVNCCRFFPSGLVVLSGGMDAQLKVWSAEDASCVVTFKGHRGGILDTAIVDRGRNVLSCSRDGTARLWDCGKSACLAVVADCGSPVNGIAVGAADNSVNLGAPEKTPSEREIGTEGKILLLAREDKKLQGVGLQSRQPVFLFVGSDAFNCCTFLSSTYFLAGTQDGNIYQLDVRNTNAPIQVIQRSGAPVLSLLPYRDGFVASQGDGTCFIIQQDLDYVIDLTEADCDPVYKVASWEKQIYTCCRDGIVRRYQLSDL; encoded by the exons ATGGCGGCCGCGCTGCGCATCCAGAGCGACTGGAGCCGGGCCCTGAG GAGGGACGAGGGCGAGGcctggctgagctgcaggagcccgG GGAAGCCGACGCTGTACGGCAGCCTGACCCGCCGCGGGCTCAGCACCGAGGGCGTCCCCGACATCGCCGCCTCCGAGGGCTTCGTGGTCGGCGAAGTCACCAAG GTTACCTGCCTTGATATTTCCAGCGGTGGAGGGCTCGGCGTGTCTGCCAGCACGGATGGGACCATGAAAATCTGGCAGGCTGCAAACGGGGAAATGAGA agaCTTCTGGAAGGCCATGTGTATGATGTGAACTGTTGCAGGTTTTTCCCTTCGGGCCTTGTGGTTCTCAGCGGGGGAATGGACGCCCAGCTAAAGGTCTGGTCGGCGGAAGACGCCAGCTGCGTCGTAACCTTCAAAGGCCACAGAGGAG GTATTTTGGATACTGCCATTGTGGATCGGGGGAGAAACGTCCTTTCCTGCTCCAGAGACGGCACTGCGCGGCTCTGGGACTGTGGGAAATCCGCCTGCCTGGCCGTCGTGGCTGACTGCGGCTCCCCTGTCAACGGCATCGCCGTGGGCGCTGCTGACAACTCGGTGAACCTGGGCGCTCCCGAAAAAACTCCCA GTGAACGTGAGATCGGGACGGAAGGGAAGATCCTGCTGCTGGCTCGAGAAGACAAGAAGCTCCAAGGGGTGGgactgcagagcaggcagccg GTGTTCCTCTTTGTTGGATCCGACGCGTTCAACTGCTGCACGTTCCTCTCGAGTACTTATTTCCTAGCAGGGACTCAGGACGGGAACATCTATCAGCTGGACGTGAGAAACACAAA TGCTCCAATCCAGGTCATTCAGAGATCAGGAGCACCGgtgctttctctgcttccctACCGGGATGGATTTGTTGCCAGCCAAG GTGACGGAACCTGCTTTATCATCCAGCAAGACCTTGATTATGTCATCGACCTCACCGAAGCTGACTGTGACCCTGTGTACAAG gtggCTTCTTGGGAGAAGCAGATTTATACATGCTGCAGAGACGGGATAGTGAGGAGATACCAGCTTTCTGACCTCTAG
- the PAAF1 gene encoding proteasomal ATPase-associated factor 1 isoform X1, translating to MAAALRIQSDWSRALRRDEGEAWLSCRSPGKPTLYGSLTRRGLSTEGVPDIAASEGFVVGEVTKKSILVSCPHENASTKFLAPFATFPRIHRKSVTCLDISSGGGLGVSASTDGTMKIWQAANGEMRRLLEGHVYDVNCCRFFPSGLVVLSGGMDAQLKVWSAEDASCVVTFKGHRGGILDTAIVDRGRNVLSCSRDGTARLWDCGKSACLAVVADCGSPVNGIAVGAADNSVNLGAPEKTPSEREIGTEGKILLLAREDKKLQGVGLQSRQPVFLFVGSDAFNCCTFLSSTYFLAGTQDGNIYQLDVRNTNAPIQVIQRSGAPVLSLLPYRDGFVASQGDGTCFIIQQDLDYVIDLTEADCDPVYKVASWEKQIYTCCRDGIVRRYQLSDL from the exons ATGGCGGCCGCGCTGCGCATCCAGAGCGACTGGAGCCGGGCCCTGAG GAGGGACGAGGGCGAGGcctggctgagctgcaggagcccgG GGAAGCCGACGCTGTACGGCAGCCTGACCCGCCGCGGGCTCAGCACCGAGGGCGTCCCCGACATCGCCGCCTCCGAGGGCTTCGTGGTCGGCGAAGTCACCAAG aaAAGCATTCTCGTCTCTTGCCCCCACGAAAACGCGTCCACGAAGTTCCTGGCGCCCTTCGCGACCTTTCCCAGGATTCACCGGAAAAGC GTTACCTGCCTTGATATTTCCAGCGGTGGAGGGCTCGGCGTGTCTGCCAGCACGGATGGGACCATGAAAATCTGGCAGGCTGCAAACGGGGAAATGAGA agaCTTCTGGAAGGCCATGTGTATGATGTGAACTGTTGCAGGTTTTTCCCTTCGGGCCTTGTGGTTCTCAGCGGGGGAATGGACGCCCAGCTAAAGGTCTGGTCGGCGGAAGACGCCAGCTGCGTCGTAACCTTCAAAGGCCACAGAGGAG GTATTTTGGATACTGCCATTGTGGATCGGGGGAGAAACGTCCTTTCCTGCTCCAGAGACGGCACTGCGCGGCTCTGGGACTGTGGGAAATCCGCCTGCCTGGCCGTCGTGGCTGACTGCGGCTCCCCTGTCAACGGCATCGCCGTGGGCGCTGCTGACAACTCGGTGAACCTGGGCGCTCCCGAAAAAACTCCCA GTGAACGTGAGATCGGGACGGAAGGGAAGATCCTGCTGCTGGCTCGAGAAGACAAGAAGCTCCAAGGGGTGGgactgcagagcaggcagccg GTGTTCCTCTTTGTTGGATCCGACGCGTTCAACTGCTGCACGTTCCTCTCGAGTACTTATTTCCTAGCAGGGACTCAGGACGGGAACATCTATCAGCTGGACGTGAGAAACACAAA TGCTCCAATCCAGGTCATTCAGAGATCAGGAGCACCGgtgctttctctgcttccctACCGGGATGGATTTGTTGCCAGCCAAG GTGACGGAACCTGCTTTATCATCCAGCAAGACCTTGATTATGTCATCGACCTCACCGAAGCTGACTGTGACCCTGTGTACAAG gtggCTTCTTGGGAGAAGCAGATTTATACATGCTGCAGAGACGGGATAGTGAGGAGATACCAGCTTTCTGACCTCTAG
- the PAAF1 gene encoding proteasomal ATPase-associated factor 1 isoform X3 produces the protein MAAALRIQSDWSRALRRDEGEAWLSCRSPGKPTLYGSLTRRGLSTEGVPDIAASEGFVVGEVTKKSILVSCPHENASTKFLAPFATFPRIHRKSVTCLDISSGGGLGVSASTDGTMKIWQAANGEMRRLLEGHVYDVNCCRFFPSGLVVLSGGMDAQLKVWSAEDASCVVTFKGHRGGILDTAIVDRGRNVLSCSRDGTARLWDCGKSACLAVVADCGSPVNGIAVGAADNSVNLGAPEKTPSEREIGTEGKILLLAREDKKLQGVGLQSRQPHRPRPCEKGMASANLVLLLRACLETNLSPGGVCLPLCGAFVLRRGPRSLHRLHQLRSLGRTGAGAHFSRASWSRALGLLIRLGACQFVP, from the exons ATGGCGGCCGCGCTGCGCATCCAGAGCGACTGGAGCCGGGCCCTGAG GAGGGACGAGGGCGAGGcctggctgagctgcaggagcccgG GGAAGCCGACGCTGTACGGCAGCCTGACCCGCCGCGGGCTCAGCACCGAGGGCGTCCCCGACATCGCCGCCTCCGAGGGCTTCGTGGTCGGCGAAGTCACCAAG aaAAGCATTCTCGTCTCTTGCCCCCACGAAAACGCGTCCACGAAGTTCCTGGCGCCCTTCGCGACCTTTCCCAGGATTCACCGGAAAAGC GTTACCTGCCTTGATATTTCCAGCGGTGGAGGGCTCGGCGTGTCTGCCAGCACGGATGGGACCATGAAAATCTGGCAGGCTGCAAACGGGGAAATGAGA agaCTTCTGGAAGGCCATGTGTATGATGTGAACTGTTGCAGGTTTTTCCCTTCGGGCCTTGTGGTTCTCAGCGGGGGAATGGACGCCCAGCTAAAGGTCTGGTCGGCGGAAGACGCCAGCTGCGTCGTAACCTTCAAAGGCCACAGAGGAG GTATTTTGGATACTGCCATTGTGGATCGGGGGAGAAACGTCCTTTCCTGCTCCAGAGACGGCACTGCGCGGCTCTGGGACTGTGGGAAATCCGCCTGCCTGGCCGTCGTGGCTGACTGCGGCTCCCCTGTCAACGGCATCGCCGTGGGCGCTGCTGACAACTCGGTGAACCTGGGCGCTCCCGAAAAAACTCCCA GTGAACGTGAGATCGGGACGGAAGGGAAGATCCTGCTGCTGGCTCGAGAAGACAAGAAGCTCCAAGGGGTGGgactgcagagcaggcagccg CATCGACCGCGGCCCTGTGAGAAGGGAATGGCCTCTGCCAACCTGGTCCTGCTGCTCCGCGCGTGTCTGGAGACGAATCTGAGCCCGGGAGGGGTCTGCCTGCCACTGTGCGGCGCGTTTGTTCTCCGGCGGGGACCCAGGAGCCTTCACCGATTGCATCAGCTTCGCTCGCTTGGCCGGACTGGTGCCGGAGCACATTTCTCCCGTGCGTCTtggagcagagccctggggtTATTAATCCGCCTTGGGGCTTGCCAGTTTGTGCCGTGA
- the DNAJB13 gene encoding dnaJ homolog subfamily B member 13, which yields MGQDYYAVLGLGRGASTADIQRAYRLLALKSHPLKCREPGAQERFRQLAEAYDVLGDPAKRGVYDRFGEEGLKGGIPLACGDENAWTAGYVFHNNPDKVFKEFFGGDNPFAEFFAEDGSEVVVPIGGLRGRGALKQDPPIVRDLHLSLEDLFHGCTKKIKISRRVMNEDGQTSAIRDKILTIDVQPGWRQGTRITFEKEGDQGPNVIPADITFVVQEKPHLRFKRADDNLTYVATIPLGKALVGCAVEVRTLDGRLLNVPVNDIVDPKYRKVVPGEGMPLLGDPTRRGDLLISFDICFPKQLTPDKKMLLKSALLS from the exons ATGGGGCAGGACTACTAcgccgtgctggggctgggccgcGGCGCCTCGACCGCCGACATCCAGCGGGC CTACCGCCTGCTGGCCCTGAAGAGCCACCCGCTGAAGTGCCGCGAGCCCGGGGCGCAGGAGAGGTTCAGGCAGCTGGCCGAAGCCTACGACGTGCTCGGCGACC CTGCGAAGAGAGGCGTCTACGACAGGTTTGGAGAAGAAGGTCTCAAAGGCGGCATCCCCCTAGCGTGTGGTGATGAGAACGCCTGGACGGCCGGCTACGTGTTTCACAACAACCCTGACAAGGTCTTCAAGGAGTTCTTCGGCGGAGACAACCCCTTTGCAG AATTCTTCGCTGAGGACGGCTCGGAGGTGGTCGTGCCCATCGGGGGGCTGCGAGGCCGCGGCGCGCTGAAGCAAGACCCCCCGATCGTGCGGGATCTCCACCTCTCCCTCGAGGATCTCTTCCACGGCTGCACCAAGAAGATCAAGATCTCCCGCAGA GTGATGAACGAAGACGGCCAAACGAGCGCCATCAGGGACAAGATCCTGACCATCGACGTGCAGCCAGGGTGGAGGCAAGGCACCAGGATCACCTTCGAGAAGGAAGGAGACCAG gGTCCCAATGTCATTCCAGCGGACATCACCTTCGTTGTCCAGGAGAAACCCCACCTGAGGTTCAAAAGAGCCGACGACAACCTCACCTACGTGGCCACCATCCCCCTGGGAAAG GCGTTGGTCGGCTGCGCGGTGGAGGTGAGGACGCTGGACGGGCGGCTGCTCAACGTCCCCGTCAACGACATCGTGGA CCCCAAGTACCGCAAGGTGGTGCCCGGCGAGGGGATGCCGCTGCTCGGGGACCCCACGCGCAGAGGCGACCTGCTCATCTCCTTCGACATCTGCTTCCCCAAGCAGCTCACGCCCGACAAGAAAATGCTCCTGAAGAGCGCGCTGCTCTCCTAG
- the LOC118260259 gene encoding mitochondrial uncoupling protein 3-like codes for MVGLKPPEVPPPAAVKFLSAGTAACIADVCTFPLDTAKVRLQIQGEVRIPRSPSTVEYRGVLGTLSTMVRTEGPRSLYSGLAAGLQRQMSFASIRIGLYDSVKQLYTPKGAESTGLAARLLAGCTTGAVAVTCAQPTDVVKVRFQAHGALPDSARRYSGTVDAYRTIAREEGVRGLWRGTLPNIARNAIVNCGELVTYDLIKDALLRAQLMTDNVPCHFVAAFGAGFCATVVASPVDVVKTRYMNAGPGQYRNVLSCLLALLMQDGLAGLYKGFVPSFLRLGSWNVVMFISYEQLQRAAVLARPAPP; via the exons ATGGTGGGCCTGAAGCCCCCCGAGGTGCCCCCGCCGGCAGCCGTGAAGTTCCTCAGCGCCGGGACGGCCGCCTGCATCGCCGACGTCTGCACCTTCCCCCTGGACACCGCCAAAGTGCGGCTGCAG ATCCAGGGCGAGGTGCGGATCCCCCGGAGCCCCAGCACGGTGGAGTACCGGGGCGTTTTGGGCACGCTGAGCACCATGGTGCGCACCGAGGGGCCCCGCAGCCTCTACAgcgggctggcggcggggctgcAGCGCCAGATGAGCTTCGCCTCCATCCGCATCGGGCTGTACGACTCGGTGAAGCAGCTCTACACCCCGAAGGGGGCTGAGA GCACGGGGCTGGCGGCGCGGCTGCTGGCGGGCTGCACCACGGGGGCCGTGGCGGTGACGTGCGCCCAACCCACCGACGTGGTCAAGGTGCGCTTCCAGGCCCACGGGGCGCTGCCGGACAGCGCCCGGCGCTACAGCGGCACCGTGGACGCGTACCGCACCATCGCCAGGGAGGAGGGCGTCCGCGGGCTGTGGAGAG GGACGCTGCCCAACATCGCCCGCAACGCCATCGTTAACTGCGGGGAGCTCGTCACCTACGACCTCATCAAGGACGCGCTGCTGCGGGCGCAGCTGATGACAG ACAACGTCCCCTGCCACTTCGTGGCCGCCTTCGGGGCCGGTTTCTGCGCCACGGTGGTGGCGTCGCCGGTGGACGTGGTGAAGACGCGGTACATGAACGCCGGCCCCGGGCAGTACAGGAACGTGCTCAGCTGCCTCCTGGCCCTCCTGATGCAGGACGGCCTCGCCGGCCTCTACAAGGG CTTCGTCCCCTCCTTCCTGCGGCTCGGCTCCTGGAACGTGGTGATGTTCATCTCCTACGAGCAGCTACAACGTGCTGCGGTGCTGGCCCGGCCGGCTCCCCCCtga